From Candidatus Eremiobacterota bacterium, one genomic window encodes:
- a CDS encoding energy transducer TonB, which translates to MRKYFVMPKKRMKWQTIHTAVMVAVFFHLMLLTAYAIFKPETRKKDYEFFEVKVVEQEKPQQQEVKEKTTIKLPKSKALVKDMQDFEPAPAPTYKEVPSLPSKAYPTIAPMAKQAPTLPGGSSGGGPPVLGTPVDSGGEFNQNGGWGNGPAGSGDGSGIPNGQGWGGPVTGGDGAGGAGPGGFGGGNDFGNTSLSDKIKDMKCLMCKVENAQTGTLTMDVNKQPQLLNFEKAVQSMFAHNPDTSKSYTVELKLSVDETGKVDNVELLRPSGNRDLDDAALAWGKLMRYAVFYENGKPTRCYVYCPLLIEPK; encoded by the coding sequence ATGAGAAAATACTTCGTGATGCCCAAGAAGCGCATGAAATGGCAGACTATTCACACGGCGGTAATGGTGGCCGTCTTCTTCCATCTCATGCTCCTCACTGCTTACGCTATTTTCAAGCCCGAGACGAGAAAGAAGGACTACGAGTTCTTCGAGGTGAAGGTCGTGGAGCAGGAGAAGCCCCAGCAGCAGGAAGTGAAGGAAAAGACCACCATCAAGCTCCCCAAGTCAAAGGCGCTTGTGAAGGACATGCAGGACTTTGAGCCGGCGCCGGCACCTACCTATAAAGAGGTTCCTTCGCTCCCCAGCAAGGCTTACCCCACCATAGCCCCCATGGCCAAGCAGGCCCCGACCCTTCCCGGGGGCTCGAGCGGGGGAGGACCGCCGGTGCTGGGCACTCCCGTCGATAGCGGAGGAGAGTTCAACCAGAACGGCGGGTGGGGCAACGGGCCTGCCGGCTCGGGCGACGGATCAGGAATCCCCAACGGGCAGGGATGGGGCGGCCCCGTCACCGGTGGTGACGGCGCAGGGGGCGCGGGCCCCGGCGGCTTCGGCGGCGGCAACGACTTCGGGAACACTTCCCTTTCCGACAAGATCAAGGACATGAAATGCCTCATGTGCAAGGTGGAGAATGCCCAGACAGGGACGCTCACCATGGATGTGAACAAGCAGCCCCAGCTTCTCAACTTTGAAAAGGCCGTGCAGTCGATGTTCGCCCATAATCCCGACACGTCAAAGTCATACACGGTCGAGCTGAAGCTTTCCGTCGATGAGACAGGGAAGGTGGACAACGTGGAGCTCTTGAGGCCATCGGGAAACCGCGACCTGGACGACGCGGCCCTGGCATGGGGAAAGTTGATGCGCTATGCGGTATTCTATGAGAACGGGAAACCGACACGGTGCTATGTCTACTGCCCCCTTCTCATCGAGCCCAAGTAG
- a CDS encoding 2-oxoacid:acceptor oxidoreductase family protein, with protein sequence MKKNFDIYVTGVGGQGIGLLCEALLRAADLAGLPVKAVDTHGLAQRGGIVISHVRIGESAHSPLIAEGKADLVVALERTEALRAMNVALKDGGTLVYYDTVLQPLPVRLGKAAAVTRELITRECLRRGISEVAAFRDDLKDSRMQNMVLLAVIARDGLIPGVNREHYQRALDDLLEGKVLEMNLELFNSPAAEALP encoded by the coding sequence ATGAAAAAGAATTTCGATATCTATGTCACCGGCGTGGGGGGGCAGGGCATCGGCCTTCTCTGCGAGGCTCTCTTGAGGGCTGCCGATCTTGCCGGTCTCCCGGTGAAGGCGGTAGACACCCATGGCCTTGCCCAGAGGGGCGGGATTGTGATCTCCCACGTGAGAATCGGGGAAAGCGCTCATTCCCCCCTTATCGCCGAAGGAAAGGCCGACCTGGTGGTGGCTCTGGAGCGCACTGAAGCCCTCAGGGCAATGAATGTCGCCCTTAAGGATGGCGGCACGCTCGTCTATTATGACACGGTGCTTCAGCCTCTTCCCGTCCGCCTGGGAAAAGCAGCCGCTGTCACCCGGGAGCTCATTACCCGGGAATGCCTCAGAAGAGGCATCAGTGAAGTGGCGGCTTTCAGGGATGATCTGAAGGACTCAAGGATGCAGAACATGGTCCTGCTGGCGGTGATAGCCCGCGACGGGCTCATACCCGGAGTGAACAGGGAGCATTATCAAAGAGCCCTCGATGACCTTCTTGAGGGAAAGGTCCTGGAAATGAACCTTGAGCTTTTCAATTCCCCTGCCGCTGAGGCTCTTCCTTGA
- a CDS encoding indolepyruvate ferredoxin oxidoreductase subunit alpha, which translates to MKHLGDMLLSRQGFSEIVMGNTAIVRAMLEAQVRVVTSYPGSPTPEIAEVIKSIASSQRPFYFQFSVNEKVATEVAFGASVNGHFSTVFFKSVGLNVAADSFVQLGLFELIGGLVIVLGDDPGANSSQNEQDNRHYARLSYIPVFEPASPGEVYGMYLEAAALSKEKKMPVILRLTTHVCHAKEKVSFGPWEPVPPDHIPRFDRKNGPYIPITSAVFPLKRKALAKLGETACYSEKSLYHRLVDHGNGERGVITAGLPFLSLLDALEGAERKPDILKLGIVYPLARSLVADFLRSHREVKILEELDDLLEKDIKALAFEEGIAVKITGKTDPEDWVGEYTSGKVHEVLSKTWADLLPERKSGRGAGPPVPQRPAQMCPGCGHRSAFYAIKKALREGDITVADIGCHTLGFLEPYLIGEVLLCMGHSTGTGAGLSLFNKTRRVLAFLGDSTFFHAGIPGIVNALFNRHRLTLVIMENGTTAMTGHQDHPATGHNFNEAVDKIPVRKVLEGLGVKAIREVDTYDQKKLTEAVRESLDEEGFNVVIARHPCMLKFTRERRRKGAAHGFASVSGERCTKAHECTAVFCCPSFQVGEDGAVTVTRDLCIGDGSCLKACPSEAIELTTI; encoded by the coding sequence ATGAAGCATCTTGGTGATATGCTGCTCTCACGGCAGGGCTTTTCCGAGATAGTGATGGGCAATACCGCCATTGTTCGGGCGATGCTGGAAGCCCAGGTAAGGGTCGTCACCTCATATCCAGGCTCTCCGACGCCTGAGATTGCCGAGGTGATAAAGAGTATCGCCTCTTCTCAGAGGCCCTTCTATTTCCAGTTTTCAGTGAATGAGAAGGTGGCGACGGAAGTGGCCTTCGGGGCCTCGGTGAACGGCCATTTCTCAACGGTATTTTTCAAGAGCGTCGGCCTCAACGTGGCGGCTGACTCCTTTGTGCAGCTCGGACTTTTTGAGCTCATCGGAGGCCTGGTGATAGTGCTTGGCGACGATCCCGGCGCCAATTCGTCGCAGAATGAGCAGGACAACCGGCACTATGCCCGCCTTTCCTATATCCCGGTCTTCGAGCCGGCTTCACCGGGCGAGGTCTATGGCATGTACCTGGAGGCGGCAGCTCTTTCAAAGGAAAAGAAAATGCCGGTCATTCTGCGCCTTACCACCCATGTGTGCCATGCCAAGGAGAAGGTTTCCTTCGGGCCCTGGGAGCCTGTACCGCCCGATCACATTCCCCGCTTCGACAGAAAAAACGGCCCTTACATCCCCATCACGTCGGCAGTGTTCCCCCTCAAGAGGAAAGCGCTGGCAAAACTCGGAGAAACAGCCTGTTATTCTGAAAAATCCCTTTACCACAGGCTGGTTGACCATGGAAACGGAGAGAGGGGAGTCATCACCGCCGGCCTTCCCTTCCTGTCGCTTCTGGACGCTCTTGAAGGCGCCGAGAGGAAACCCGACATCCTGAAGCTGGGAATCGTCTATCCTCTCGCGAGAAGCCTTGTGGCGGACTTTCTCAGGAGCCACCGTGAGGTGAAGATCCTCGAAGAGCTCGACGACCTGCTGGAGAAAGACATCAAGGCCCTCGCCTTCGAGGAGGGCATCGCGGTAAAGATCACCGGCAAGACAGATCCTGAGGACTGGGTCGGCGAGTATACTTCCGGCAAGGTGCATGAGGTTCTCAGCAAAACATGGGCCGATCTTCTCCCTGAAAGAAAGTCCGGCAGAGGCGCAGGCCCGCCGGTGCCACAGAGGCCTGCCCAGATGTGCCCCGGCTGCGGCCACCGCTCTGCTTTTTATGCCATAAAGAAGGCATTAAGGGAAGGAGATATTACCGTTGCAGATATCGGGTGCCATACCCTCGGTTTCCTGGAGCCATACCTTATAGGGGAGGTCCTTCTCTGCATGGGGCACTCGACGGGAACTGGCGCAGGGCTCTCGCTTTTCAACAAGACCCGGAGAGTGCTGGCTTTTCTGGGCGACTCCACTTTTTTTCACGCGGGAATTCCCGGCATTGTCAATGCCCTTTTCAACAGGCACCGCCTCACGCTGGTAATCATGGAGAACGGCACCACGGCGATGACGGGGCACCAGGATCATCCCGCCACGGGGCACAACTTCAACGAGGCTGTCGATAAGATCCCGGTAAGGAAGGTGCTTGAGGGGCTCGGCGTGAAAGCAATCCGCGAGGTTGACACCTATGATCAGAAGAAGCTCACCGAGGCCGTGAGGGAATCCCTCGATGAGGAGGGCTTCAACGTGGTGATTGCCAGGCATCCCTGCATGCTGAAATTCACCAGGGAGCGAAGGAGGAAAGGCGCGGCTCATGGTTTTGCTTCCGTGAGCGGAGAGCGCTGTACCAAGGCTCACGAGTGCACTGCCGTATTCTGCTGCCCCAGTTTCCAGGTGGGGGAGGACGGCGCCGTGACAGTGACCCGCGATCTCTGCATCGGCGACGGCTCCTGCCTCAAGGCATGCCCGTCAGAAGCCATTGAGCTCACTACCATATAA
- a CDS encoding zinc ribbon domain-containing protein translates to MYCENCGETVLPGARYCDCGAPLPLQGKSTDIQARPPREKGEPLGLFTSLTGIGLGSMDIQLEKYHYYCGERLRGRIILHLKAPAHAARLAAGLYAHRTIRTRTVNSKGELATESRSVKVYEFEYNVDGTGEYQTCEYPLELVIPLDACGEGPHLPEGALGDIARVVAYFIDDWKSPVYWVVYGTLEIPWKAAIRKKVQITVTQRKETR, encoded by the coding sequence ATGTACTGCGAAAACTGCGGAGAAACAGTGCTTCCCGGGGCGCGCTACTGTGACTGCGGCGCCCCTTTGCCACTCCAGGGAAAAAGCACGGACATACAGGCGAGGCCGCCCAGGGAGAAAGGTGAGCCGCTGGGGCTCTTCACTTCCCTCACAGGGATAGGCCTGGGCTCCATGGATATCCAGCTTGAAAAGTATCATTATTACTGCGGCGAGCGCCTCAGGGGCCGCATCATCCTTCACCTCAAGGCTCCCGCGCATGCCGCAAGGCTTGCCGCCGGTCTTTATGCACACCGAACCATCAGGACACGCACAGTGAACAGCAAGGGCGAGCTGGCCACGGAATCGCGCTCGGTAAAAGTCTATGAGTTTGAGTACAATGTCGATGGCACGGGCGAGTATCAGACCTGCGAGTATCCTCTTGAACTCGTCATCCCCCTTGATGCCTGCGGAGAGGGGCCCCATCTCCCCGAGGGCGCCCTCGGGGATATCGCCCGCGTAGTGGCATATTTCATCGATGACTGGAAATCGCCCGTGTACTGGGTAGTCTACGGAACACTTGAGATCCCATGGAAAGCAGCTATCCGGAAAAAAGTCCAGATTACCGTCACGCAGAGAAAAGAGACACGCTGA
- a CDS encoding GAF domain-containing protein, with amino-acid sequence MKKKAVPELNLCDICLCINSYDRYDEVMSKIVQRATEIVDLKGAMIRLLDKKGQALEIASYYGLSRDYVEKGPMMLDKSSIDREAITEGRTVFVANAQKDKRILYPDKVKEEKITSVICAPLKTPFHTLGVIKGYASRQRRFTQDEIALFEKLAGQAAVAIENLKALERDKILLEISRKVNSSLDLSNVLQTTVKLAAESMKLKAATIRLLDENKHKMVLKAAWGLSEKFLEYGPYDLSDLPIDQEVLAGKTIYIPVVTEDTRFIFPEFAKQEGIVSALCVPLQAMERTFGTLRIYTATEYQFSEDEKNFLLTLANQAAIAVNNAILYNRLHTLFLVSTSLSKSLDIHQVFKTITEGATKATNAQGCALLLWDSEFNRFSLEESYGVSKEFLTTIKENYVDQSKEILCGERVITSRLECELDQKCLTVASKEGINSFINIPMKSKEHLTGILQCYFFTTRDFTDDEIEFFYALANEAAVAIENAKLYDAINKKYNHLVEDIFLWYDGTYKGMDD; translated from the coding sequence ATGAAAAAAAAGGCAGTGCCGGAGCTCAACCTTTGTGACATATGCCTCTGTATCAATTCATACGACCGCTACGATGAAGTGATGAGCAAAATAGTCCAGAGGGCTACTGAAATCGTCGATCTGAAGGGCGCTATGATACGCCTTCTTGATAAAAAAGGCCAGGCTCTTGAAATAGCATCATATTACGGCCTCAGCAGGGACTACGTGGAGAAAGGCCCCATGATGCTCGATAAGAGCTCCATAGACAGGGAGGCCATCACCGAGGGCAGGACAGTCTTTGTGGCCAATGCCCAGAAGGACAAGCGCATCCTTTACCCCGACAAGGTAAAAGAAGAAAAAATCACCTCCGTGATCTGCGCTCCCCTCAAAACGCCTTTCCATACCCTGGGAGTCATCAAGGGCTATGCCTCCCGGCAGCGCAGGTTCACCCAGGACGAGATCGCGCTCTTTGAAAAGCTTGCCGGGCAGGCGGCAGTGGCCATTGAAAACCTCAAGGCCCTTGAGCGGGACAAGATCCTCCTTGAGATCTCCAGGAAGGTCAACTCGTCGCTTGACTTGTCGAACGTGCTCCAGACGACCGTAAAACTCGCCGCGGAGTCAATGAAGCTCAAAGCCGCCACCATCCGCCTCCTTGATGAAAACAAGCACAAGATGGTCCTCAAGGCCGCCTGGGGCCTCAGCGAGAAATTCCTTGAGTACGGCCCCTATGACCTGAGCGATCTCCCCATAGACCAGGAGGTGCTCGCCGGCAAGACGATTTATATCCCCGTAGTGACCGAAGACACGAGGTTCATCTTCCCCGAGTTCGCGAAACAGGAGGGGATTGTCTCGGCCCTCTGCGTGCCTCTCCAGGCGATGGAAAGGACTTTCGGGACCCTCAGGATTTACACCGCCACGGAATATCAATTCAGCGAGGATGAGAAGAATTTTCTCCTCACCCTTGCCAACCAGGCGGCAATCGCGGTGAACAACGCCATCCTGTACAACAGGCTCCATACCCTCTTCCTGGTGAGCACCTCCCTCAGCAAGAGCCTGGATATCCACCAGGTATTCAAGACCATTACGGAGGGCGCCACAAAGGCCACGAATGCCCAGGGCTGCGCGCTGCTCCTCTGGGACTCGGAGTTCAACAGGTTCAGCCTTGAAGAGTCCTACGGCGTGAGCAAGGAGTTCCTTACGACCATCAAGGAGAACTATGTGGACCAGTCAAAGGAGATACTGTGCGGCGAGCGGGTAATCACCAGCAGGCTGGAATGCGAGCTGGACCAGAAATGCCTCACCGTGGCATCGAAAGAAGGGATCAACTCCTTCATCAACATCCCGATGAAGTCCAAGGAGCACCTCACGGGCATACTCCAGTGCTACTTCTTTACCACCCGCGATTTTACCGATGACGAGATAGAGTTCTTCTACGCCCTCGCCAATGAGGCCGCCGTGGCAATTGAAAACGCCAAGCTCTATGACGCCATCAACAAGAAATACAACCACCTGGTGGAAGACATTTTCCTCTGGTATGACGGCACCTACAAGGGAATGGACGACTGA
- a CDS encoding phosphatase PAP2 family protein: protein MEALLQYDIAICKAVNAVSLPILDGLMYLVSLLGEWGALLWIICLVVLFTDREKGKTAAFLCILTVIVSDQVVGKLLKHLWNRPRPYMYLEGIKSLGHQWTNSSFPSGHANAIVAGTVILSYFYPSLRWPLVIFSLLTCISRIYCGMHHPLDVAAGALTGLAVGFLFLYLYRMKGKRALAEPS, encoded by the coding sequence ATGGAAGCTCTCCTCCAGTATGATATAGCGATCTGCAAGGCCGTGAATGCCGTATCATTGCCGATTCTCGACGGCCTCATGTACCTGGTAAGCCTCTTGGGCGAATGGGGAGCTCTCCTCTGGATAATTTGTCTCGTGGTGCTCTTTACTGACAGGGAAAAGGGAAAAACCGCGGCCTTTCTCTGCATTTTGACGGTGATTGTCAGTGACCAGGTGGTGGGAAAGCTCCTCAAGCACCTCTGGAACAGGCCCCGCCCTTACATGTACCTCGAGGGGATCAAGAGCCTCGGCCACCAGTGGACCAACAGCTCATTTCCTTCGGGCCATGCCAATGCCATTGTGGCGGGCACGGTGATATTATCATATTTCTACCCCTCCCTCAGGTGGCCCCTCGTGATCTTTTCCCTCCTTACGTGCATCTCCAGGATTTACTGCGGCATGCACCATCCCCTTGACGTGGCGGCAGGCGCCCTTACCGGGCTTGCAGTGGGCTTTCTTTTCCTGTACCTTTATCGCATGAAAGGAAAAAGGGCTCTCGCGGAGCCCTCATAG
- a CDS encoding ABC transporter permease: MAKKNESSVARYLIKRVLLSIPLLLVITILTFLLVRIAPGDPTKMFISPRTRPEDREQIRRNLGLDRPLYVQYGIWLKNLVTRGDLGFSLVNGRPVLESIMERVPATLVLMGTAYVLSIILALPLGIYSAVRQYSFFDYVFTIFSFVGISLPPFWLALMAIYYFSLRWDLFPPMGMTNLVEGSPLELGVDLLWHLFLPVMVLTVRNLATWSRYIRSSLLEVLGEDYIRTAYSKGLSEVQVIWRHALRNSLLPLITIIALSLPEILAGAFIIEFIFAWPGMGRLGMEAVFHRDYTILMGDIFISSILVVFANIIADMCYSLVDPRIRLEGTS, encoded by the coding sequence ATGGCAAAAAAGAATGAAAGCAGTGTGGCAAGATATCTCATAAAGCGTGTCCTTCTCTCGATTCCGCTTCTTCTCGTCATCACGATCCTCACTTTTCTGCTCGTGAGGATTGCCCCGGGAGATCCGACCAAGATGTTCATCAGCCCCAGGACAAGGCCTGAAGACAGGGAGCAGATCCGGAGAAACCTGGGACTTGACAGGCCCCTGTATGTGCAGTACGGCATCTGGCTCAAAAATCTTGTCACGAGAGGCGACCTGGGCTTTTCCCTCGTCAACGGCCGGCCCGTACTGGAGAGCATCATGGAGAGGGTTCCCGCCACCCTTGTGCTGATGGGCACCGCCTACGTGCTGAGCATTATCCTGGCTCTCCCCCTGGGGATTTATTCTGCAGTGCGGCAGTATTCCTTCTTTGACTATGTCTTCACGATATTCTCCTTTGTGGGGATATCCCTTCCCCCTTTCTGGCTCGCCCTTATGGCGATCTATTACTTTTCACTCCGGTGGGACCTCTTTCCCCCCATGGGAATGACCAACCTTGTGGAAGGAAGCCCCCTGGAGCTAGGGGTGGACCTCCTCTGGCACCTCTTTCTCCCGGTGATGGTCCTCACGGTGAGGAACCTTGCCACGTGGAGCCGCTATATACGCTCATCGCTTCTCGAGGTGCTTGGCGAGGATTATATCAGGACGGCCTATTCGAAGGGCCTCTCGGAAGTGCAGGTAATCTGGCGCCATGCCCTCAGGAACTCCCTCCTCCCCCTCATTACCATAATCGCCCTCTCCCTGCCGGAGATCCTTGCCGGTGCTTTCATCATTGAGTTTATATTCGCGTGGCCCGGCATGGGGCGCCTGGGGATGGAGGCAGTATTTCACCGCGACTACACCATCCTCATGGGAGACATCTTCATAAGCTCGATCCTCGTGGTCTTCGCCAACATCATTGCAGATATGTGCTACTCTCTGGTTGATCCGAGAATCCGGCTGGAGGGCACCTCCTGA
- a CDS encoding LamG-like jellyroll fold domain-containing protein gives MKRGITLSLASALLLLTLQILFVVPPPASARATAASEYHLEEYYFDGNEYIGVPKAPRTEKGVTMACFFKPEKESFKNAATLMGRWKDTDGYRSYNVSLTEDYHIKVWLEICAESSNINHEVALVLKNGAKIDQWQHLVVTYDGKDIKAYYNSVLDSDKIFGGTLVMTKAPDLIVGAMENFIDFSKGNLFKGTMRKVYIFNRAIDENEVKRLYQEGLPLPDKGSGTP, from the coding sequence ATGAAGCGCGGTATCACTCTCTCCCTGGCATCTGCCTTGCTCCTCCTTACCCTCCAGATCCTCTTCGTGGTCCCGCCTCCTGCCTCCGCAAGGGCGACAGCGGCAAGCGAGTATCATCTTGAGGAATACTATTTTGACGGAAATGAGTATATCGGCGTGCCCAAGGCGCCCAGAACTGAAAAGGGGGTCACCATGGCCTGCTTTTTCAAGCCTGAAAAGGAATCCTTCAAGAATGCCGCTACCCTCATGGGAAGGTGGAAGGACACGGATGGCTACCGCTCGTATAACGTGAGCCTCACTGAGGATTACCACATCAAGGTCTGGCTTGAGATATGCGCGGAATCCTCGAACATCAACCACGAGGTGGCCCTCGTGCTCAAGAATGGCGCCAAGATTGACCAGTGGCAGCACCTGGTGGTCACCTACGACGGAAAGGACATCAAGGCTTACTATAACAGCGTGCTTGACTCCGACAAGATCTTCGGCGGGACCCTCGTGATGACGAAGGCCCCCGATCTGATTGTAGGAGCCATGGAGAACTTCATTGATTTTTCCAAGGGGAATCTCTTCAAGGGAACGATGCGCAAGGTCTATATCTTTAACAGGGCCATCGACGAAAACGAGGTGAAAAGGCTTTACCAGGAAGGCCTTCCTCTCCCGGACAAAGGCTCCGGCACCCCCTGA
- a CDS encoding M20/M25/M40 family metallo-hydrolase, which produces MTTETLLPPLKHIPFEDVLSVIQDCITFPTLSGQEEKLVQHLIKVASRLGFTSAHNDRMGNLVAEMTVGTGEGPRIVISGHLDTVSANPAEWNATTKPFAGSIIDGRLYGRGSADMKGSFGVMLHAAASLQSLKAPFSGKVFVVGTVVEELFEGVCFLEALKDIKPDFVVIGEATGGKINIGQRGRAEIVITSFGQPQHASTGRKVINAIEQTAYIIDAFHVWYRSQADEILGRRNIVPTDIKIPLGGGGGIDGRGGNSTVPNKVEITYDIRTLAEDTEESIILLVRENIDQVVQNARIRYPQFRTPGIQYSSERSVTWTCEPIVQKKFAPAWKTDPDSDLVKKATAGFEKALGKTPEFGHYGFCTDGSGVVRYRDLFPEAKVDIIGYGPGSEEDAHTVNESVSLADLKDTYLGFQGILTELLKKE; this is translated from the coding sequence ATGACCACAGAAACCCTGCTCCCCCCGCTGAAGCATATCCCCTTCGAGGACGTGCTCTCCGTCATCCAGGACTGCATCACCTTCCCCACCCTCTCGGGGCAGGAGGAAAAGCTGGTGCAGCACCTCATCAAGGTGGCGAGCCGCCTTGGCTTCACGAGCGCCCATAACGACCGGATGGGCAACCTGGTGGCCGAGATGACCGTCGGCACGGGCGAAGGCCCCCGGATTGTCATTTCAGGACATCTTGACACCGTCAGCGCCAATCCCGCCGAGTGGAATGCGACGACCAAGCCTTTTGCAGGGTCAATTATTGACGGACGGCTCTACGGAAGAGGATCTGCCGACATGAAAGGCTCCTTCGGGGTGATGCTCCATGCGGCGGCAAGCCTGCAGAGCCTTAAGGCCCCCTTCAGCGGCAAGGTCTTTGTGGTAGGCACCGTCGTCGAAGAGCTATTCGAGGGGGTCTGCTTCCTCGAGGCGCTCAAGGATATCAAGCCTGACTTTGTGGTGATTGGCGAGGCAACGGGCGGGAAAATCAACATCGGCCAGCGCGGCCGCGCGGAAATAGTCATCACCTCCTTCGGCCAGCCCCAGCATGCATCGACGGGGAGGAAAGTCATCAACGCCATAGAGCAGACCGCTTACATCATCGATGCTTTCCATGTATGGTACCGCTCCCAGGCTGACGAGATACTGGGGAGGCGCAACATCGTGCCCACCGATATCAAGATACCCCTGGGGGGAGGAGGCGGCATTGACGGCCGCGGCGGAAACTCAACGGTGCCCAACAAGGTGGAGATTACCTACGACATCAGGACACTTGCCGAGGACACCGAGGAGAGCATAATCCTCCTGGTAAGGGAAAATATAGACCAGGTGGTGCAGAACGCGAGAATACGGTACCCGCAGTTCAGGACGCCCGGCATCCAGTACTCGTCGGAGCGGTCCGTCACATGGACCTGCGAGCCCATCGTGCAGAAAAAATTCGCCCCTGCCTGGAAGACGGACCCAGACTCCGACCTCGTGAAGAAGGCGACTGCAGGTTTTGAGAAGGCCCTCGGGAAGACGCCGGAATTCGGCCATTATGGATTCTGTACCGACGGGAGCGGCGTGGTACGCTACCGTGACCTCTTCCCCGAAGCGAAGGTCGATATTATCGGCTACGGGCCGGGATCGGAAGAGGATGCCCATACCGTCAACGAATCGGTGAGCCTTGCCGACCTGAAGGATACTTACCTGGGATTCCAGGGCATTCTCACGGAGCTTCTGAAAAAAGAGTAG
- the lysA gene encoding diaminopimelate decarboxylase — protein sequence MMKTTIDPELLLKLAGDYGTPLYVYDGDLIEQRYHELLGFFRRPRLRIFYAMKANCNCDVLRILHDAGSSFDAVSLGEVLLARRLGFAGDRVLYTANNVTMAEVERVHSLGILTNIESLSLLSRFGSRFPGAAICMRFNTDVEAGEHKYVMTAGDESKFGILMDQAPEALGLVDKHRLKVIGLHQHVGSGISDTDKVLQGMEKLLSLAGRENFPDLEFIDFGGGFKVPYRPDEKRIDYGALGEKVAALFGGFCRSYGKELEMRFEPGKFLAAESGVLLIGVNTLKRNRGRLIAGTDSGFSQLIRPVFYDAYHHILNLSNPGGAAAPCDIYGNICESGDFFARAREIPQVREGDILAVQNAGAYCYSMGSVYNLRPLPSEVMVHRGRAWLSRRGMTYDELITRIADEHCPVEGRVAGGWVGGGGGGA from the coding sequence ATGATGAAGACCACTATTGACCCGGAACTGCTCCTCAAGCTTGCAGGGGACTATGGGACCCCCCTCTATGTCTATGACGGCGATCTCATTGAACAGAGGTACCATGAGCTTCTCGGCTTTTTCAGGAGGCCCCGCCTCAGGATTTTTTACGCAATGAAGGCTAATTGTAACTGTGATGTCCTCAGGATCCTCCACGATGCAGGCTCTTCTTTTGACGCCGTGAGCCTTGGCGAAGTTCTTCTCGCAAGGAGGCTGGGATTTGCAGGGGACCGGGTCCTTTACACCGCCAATAATGTGACCATGGCCGAAGTGGAGAGGGTCCACTCCCTGGGGATCCTCACCAACATAGAGTCCCTGTCGCTGCTTTCCAGGTTCGGCTCCCGTTTCCCCGGCGCCGCCATCTGCATGAGGTTCAACACCGATGTGGAGGCCGGGGAGCACAAATATGTCATGACGGCAGGCGATGAATCCAAGTTCGGCATCCTGATGGACCAGGCACCGGAAGCCCTCGGGCTTGTGGACAAGCACCGGCTCAAGGTGATAGGCCTTCATCAGCACGTCGGATCGGGGATTTCCGATACGGACAAGGTGCTGCAGGGAATGGAGAAGCTTCTTTCCCTGGCGGGGAGGGAAAATTTTCCCGACCTGGAGTTCATTGATTTCGGCGGAGGCTTCAAGGTGCCTTACAGGCCCGATGAGAAGAGGATAGACTACGGCGCCCTTGGTGAGAAGGTGGCTGCCCTTTTCGGCGGCTTCTGCAGGTCTTACGGGAAAGAGCTCGAGATGCGCTTCGAGCCGGGGAAGTTTCTGGCGGCCGAAAGCGGTGTGCTCCTCATCGGGGTGAACACCCTGAAAAGAAACAGGGGGCGCCTCATCGCAGGAACGGACTCGGGCTTTTCACAGCTCATCAGGCCCGTCTTCTATGATGCCTACCATCACATCCTGAACCTCTCAAATCCCGGCGGGGCCGCCGCTCCCTGTGACATTTACGGGAACATCTGTGAGTCAGGTGACTTTTTTGCCCGCGCCCGCGAGATCCCGCAGGTACGGGAGGGCGACATCCTCGCGGTGCAGAACGCCGGAGCCTACTGCTATTCCATGGGATCTGTCTATAACCTCCGCCCTCTGCCTTCAGAGGTAATGGTGCACCGCGGCAGGGCATGGCTTTCCCGGCGGGGCATGACCTATGACGAGCTCATCACCCGGATTGCAGATGAGCATTGCCCCGTTGAGGGGCGGGTGGCCGGAGGGTGGGTGGGCGGGGGTGGTGGTGGGGCGTGA